Proteins co-encoded in one Meiothermus sp. genomic window:
- the rsmA gene encoding 16S rRNA (adenine(1518)-N(6)/adenine(1519)-N(6))-dimethyltransferase RsmA translates to MNLTSPKFVRELLERYGLKADKRFGQNFLVEKGYLEKIIATVGLQPGDTVYEVGPGLGTLTRGLAEAGAKVVSIEMDRRLEAVYAETLAGLPVQIVWGDALAFDWASVPPQSLFAGNLPYNIATPLLTLLLRSSRFRRIVVLVQKEVALRMTAQPGTPEYGLLSLRVQYHAQARRVVDLPPGAFFPPPKVTSSVVCLTPNANPDHPALFRLIEAAFAQRRKTLLNALKARGYNPEKVALALQALNLSPQVRGEALSLQQFEQLLGRIG, encoded by the coding sequence ATGAACCTCACTTCCCCCAAATTTGTGCGAGAACTACTCGAACGCTACGGCCTCAAAGCCGACAAGCGTTTTGGGCAGAATTTTTTGGTGGAAAAAGGCTATCTGGAGAAGATTATTGCAACCGTGGGGCTCCAGCCGGGCGATACGGTGTATGAGGTGGGGCCGGGGCTGGGCACCCTGACCCGGGGCCTGGCCGAGGCAGGTGCGAAGGTGGTTAGTATCGAGATGGATCGCCGGCTCGAGGCCGTTTATGCCGAAACCCTGGCCGGACTGCCGGTGCAAATCGTCTGGGGGGACGCGCTTGCCTTTGACTGGGCCAGTGTACCCCCCCAAAGCCTATTTGCAGGCAATCTACCCTATAACATCGCCACCCCCCTCCTCACCCTGCTGCTGCGCTCGAGCCGCTTCCGCCGCATAGTGGTGCTGGTGCAAAAGGAGGTGGCCTTGCGCATGACCGCTCAGCCGGGCACGCCCGAATATGGCCTGCTGTCTTTGCGGGTGCAGTACCACGCCCAGGCCCGGCGGGTGGTAGACCTGCCCCCCGGCGCTTTTTTTCCACCGCCCAAGGTCACGAGTTCGGTGGTCTGCCTGACCCCCAACGCCAACCCCGACCACCCCGCGCTGTTTCGCTTGATCGAGGCGGCCTTTGCCCAGCGGCGCAAAACCCTGCTCAACGCCCTCAAGGCGCGGGGTTACAACCCGGAAAAAGTCGCTTTAGCCCTACAGGCGCTTAATCTTTCACCTCAGGTGCGGGGCGAGGCCCTGAGCCTGCAGCAATTTGAACAATTGCTCGGTAGAATCGGCTAA
- a CDS encoding Rad52/Rad22 family DNA repair protein has product MNDVWEMLSEPFPPEALQWRVEALSKDKRRALVVPDLDIRAVLERLDEVVGVHGWQDTYEVLHTPTAAADHYAVKCRLTVMDISKEDVGEGDSLKAAFSDALLRTAIKFGLGRHLYRLEQQWVDHDPETGKFNPPQVHLVAAAPSLRSEAPAPPEAPENTRSPDPAKPEPQELIDRLIERLKGAGLGKQAAQIVMKYGGYGKHPDETRKLYGELRALLKGQAS; this is encoded by the coding sequence ATGAACGATGTCTGGGAAATGTTGAGTGAGCCCTTCCCGCCCGAAGCCTTGCAATGGCGTGTGGAGGCCCTATCCAAAGACAAAAGGCGGGCCCTGGTGGTGCCCGATCTGGATATCCGGGCCGTGCTGGAGCGGCTAGATGAGGTGGTGGGTGTTCATGGCTGGCAGGACACCTACGAGGTGCTCCACACCCCGACCGCTGCGGCAGACCATTATGCCGTGAAGTGCAGGCTCACCGTGATGGATATTTCTAAAGAAGATGTGGGGGAAGGCGATAGCCTGAAGGCAGCTTTTTCCGATGCTCTTCTGCGGACGGCGATAAAATTTGGCCTGGGTCGGCACCTGTACCGCCTCGAGCAGCAGTGGGTTGACCACGACCCCGAGACCGGGAAATTCAACCCGCCGCAGGTTCACCTGGTGGCCGCAGCACCTAGCCTACGTTCTGAGGCTCCAGCCCCGCCCGAAGCCCCCGAAAACACCCGCTCCCCCGACCCGGCCAAACCCGAGCCCCAGGAGCTTATAGACCGGCTGATTGAACGACTCAAGGGAGCTGGTTTGGGCAAGCAGGCCGCCCAGATTGTGATGAAGTATGGAGGGTATGGCAAACACCCGGACGAAACCCGTAAACTCTACGGCGAGCTGCGCGCTTTGCTAAAAGGGCAGGCTTCGTGA
- a CDS encoding ABC transporter substrate-binding protein — MKLIKAVGLLIALGLGSALAQDRTQTLIYGGDWSDLITMDPQVSYEFSGGLVTDNLYETLVKYEGTDLSTLKPGLAESWKVDRGRDTWDITFRLRRGSKFSSGNEVTAKDVVYTFERALAIKGPGSFLFTEIAQLKPGATKAVDNYTVVVSIPKTASPGSFLSILTFNIGGIVDSETVQKNAKGNDFGKEWLTNNSAGSGPFRLVRWDRGSQVLLEANPNARIKPKLQRVILREIKEPAVLRTALESGEIDIAEGLTPEALRALSGNPRFRTLKADSLRLNYLGMNVKEGSPFANKLVRDAVRYSINQDELVNGLVQGNGTKIQTLIPKGLLGYDPRTPYTFDPARAKRLLAQAGYPNGLEFELLVSTGICGGGIPCADIAAKIQSDLAKGGFKANVKAIANAEVLRTYRAQNHQMVLVGWSPDFPDPDGNATPWADFNARSLAWRNVWNDPTAIRLANQAALETEPTKRVALYRLLTDYVLKNGPYAVLYQPAVPLGLSAKVEGYVRNAQGQVRFENISKQP, encoded by the coding sequence ATGAAACTGATAAAAGCAGTTGGACTTTTAATTGCACTGGGCTTGGGCAGTGCTCTCGCCCAAGACCGCACCCAGACCCTGATTTATGGCGGGGACTGGTCGGATCTGATCACCATGGATCCCCAGGTTTCCTACGAGTTTTCGGGCGGCCTGGTGACCGACAACCTCTACGAAACCCTGGTCAAGTACGAGGGAACCGACCTTTCTACCCTAAAGCCGGGGCTGGCCGAGAGCTGGAAGGTGGATCGGGGCCGGGATACCTGGGACATCACCTTCCGCCTACGCCGGGGCAGCAAGTTTTCTAGCGGCAACGAGGTGACGGCCAAAGATGTGGTCTACACCTTCGAACGGGCCTTGGCGATCAAGGGGCCGGGCTCTTTCCTCTTTACCGAAATCGCCCAGCTCAAGCCGGGCGCTACCAAGGCAGTGGACAATTACACCGTGGTGGTGAGCATTCCCAAAACCGCCTCGCCGGGCTCCTTCCTTTCGATTCTGACCTTTAACATCGGCGGCATCGTGGACTCCGAAACGGTGCAGAAAAACGCCAAGGGCAACGACTTTGGCAAGGAATGGCTCACCAATAACTCCGCCGGCTCCGGCCCCTTCCGCTTGGTGCGCTGGGATCGGGGGTCGCAGGTGCTCTTGGAAGCCAACCCCAATGCCCGCATCAAGCCCAAGCTGCAACGGGTGATCTTGCGCGAAATCAAGGAACCGGCGGTTTTGCGTACGGCCCTCGAGTCCGGCGAGATTGACATTGCCGAGGGGCTAACCCCCGAGGCCCTGCGGGCGCTCTCTGGCAACCCGCGCTTCCGCACCCTCAAAGCCGACAGCCTGCGCCTGAACTACCTGGGCATGAACGTTAAAGAAGGCAGCCCCTTTGCCAACAAACTCGTACGCGATGCGGTGCGCTACAGCATCAACCAGGACGAGTTGGTGAACGGGCTGGTGCAGGGCAACGGTACAAAAATTCAAACCCTCATCCCCAAAGGCCTGCTGGGCTACGACCCCCGTACTCCTTACACCTTTGACCCGGCCCGTGCCAAGCGCCTGCTGGCCCAGGCGGGGTATCCGAACGGCCTCGAGTTCGAACTCCTGGTGAGCACGGGTATCTGCGGGGGCGGCATCCCCTGCGCGGATATTGCCGCCAAGATTCAGTCTGACCTGGCCAAGGGCGGTTTCAAAGCCAACGTGAAAGCCATCGCCAACGCCGAGGTACTGCGCACCTACCGGGCCCAAAACCATCAGATGGTGCTGGTCGGCTGGAGCCCCGACTTCCCCGACCCCGACGGCAACGCCACCCCCTGGGCCGACTTCAACGCCCGTAGCCTGGCCTGGCGCAATGTCTGGAACGACCCCACGGCCATCCGGCTGGCCAACCAGGCCGCCCTGGAAACCGAACCGACCAAACGGGTCGCGCTCTACCGCCTTCTGACCGACTACGTGCTCAAAAACGGCCCCTATGCGGTGCTCTACCAGCCCGCAGTGCCGCTGGGCCTCTCGGCCAAGGTAGAGGGCTATGTGCGCAACGCCCAGGGCCAGGTGCGCTTCGAGAACATCAGCAAACAGCCTTGA
- a CDS encoding metallophosphoesterase, which translates to MKVIAIGDLHADFPKLWRALKNSYAVGEDWLPSDPLRRGTYRVVLMGDLVHPKLLADYRRLTGLEDYDPNNPDHLRMAARAQIRELMRIKRFQEAAPEHITILMGNHDHAAITGEMVLGNAQLEHKEFHPELGGVEFPEDLKNWFQTFPAQINLYGVNFAHVGPVPWLQTYDEMFYNGREAKEWWLHNADYVERMGYRFGVYGHTVMKNGILIKDKLALIDALDKDQYLELFLDEDRLDWEIVEIPPVGAIY; encoded by the coding sequence ATTAAGGTTATCGCCATCGGAGACCTGCACGCCGACTTTCCCAAGCTGTGGCGGGCCTTGAAGAACTCGTATGCGGTGGGCGAGGACTGGCTGCCCTCCGACCCCCTCCGGCGCGGCACCTACCGGGTGGTGCTGATGGGCGACCTGGTGCACCCCAAGCTGCTGGCCGACTACCGTCGCCTGACCGGCCTCGAGGACTACGATCCCAACAACCCCGACCACTTGCGGATGGCGGCCCGGGCGCAAATCCGCGAGCTAATGCGCATCAAACGCTTTCAGGAGGCCGCCCCCGAGCACATCACCATCCTGATGGGCAACCACGACCACGCCGCCATCACCGGCGAAATGGTGCTGGGAAACGCCCAGCTCGAGCACAAGGAGTTTCACCCCGAGCTAGGGGGGGTGGAGTTTCCTGAGGACTTAAAGAACTGGTTTCAAACCTTTCCAGCCCAGATCAACCTATACGGGGTCAATTTTGCCCATGTGGGGCCGGTGCCCTGGCTGCAAACCTACGACGAAATGTTCTACAACGGGCGCGAGGCCAAGGAGTGGTGGCTTCACAACGCCGATTACGTCGAGCGCATGGGCTACCGCTTTGGCGTGTACGGGCACACGGTGATGAAAAACGGCATCCTGATCAAGGACAAGCTGGCCCTGATTGATGCTCTGGACAAGGATCAATACCTCGAGCTCTTCCTCGATGAAGACAGGCTAGACTGGGAAATAGTGGAAATTCCGCCGGTTGGTGCAATCTACTAG